TATCTGGAATAGATGTCATATTGGTTGTAGCTGTAAATAGCAATTTTCTAGAGTCATACTCATATATATTCATTCCAGTGTTGAATACTGCTCCAATAGCTATTACAAGTATCTTCTTTGTATCTTTAAAGCTTTGTCCATCTAATACGTGTAGAGCTATTGTTGCATATCCATTAAGCATAGTTTCTCCAACTTCTATTACCACATCCCCAAAATCAAATCTTCTTCCACTAATAAATCCTGTTAATACTATGCTTCTCGATGTATTTACTATAAATACACATTTATCGACTCCATAGCTACAATCCCATATAAGTTCACCAGTATCACTAACATACACAGGTTTATCTGGCATACTAACATCTTTAATAGATATGATATTTGTTGATGGTCTTGTCCCATTTGTTGTAACAAGACCTACACCATGAAGTAGTGGTATGTGTGGTGGTGCTATATGTAATCCATTTGGAAGATTCCAAACACTAGCTCTTAACGATCTTATCAACTCTATCTCTGTTTCTCTAGAGAGTTCCACTGGTACCCAGTATCTAGCTGGAGATACATCTCCTCTTATGAACAACATATACGCCGTTATCATTAGAGGCCATCTAGCTGGGTCCTGATCAAATTCAAGGGTACCTCTTATCATCTTAGAATCAAAGACTGCTGGACCCGATGGACCGCCATAGGAGTAAGGCATTATTGCATCCCAGTCTTGGAAAGCTGCATAGGCTGGAAGGAGAATGAAGCCCTCACTTCTATACATATTTGGTGCTGGATGATTATATTCACTAACTGTATATGGCTTACCGAATATCTTTGTATATGCAAGTCTTATAATTGTGCTACCCAGGGGATTGTTAACCATAGCATCGTTTACAACATAGAAATCATTTCCACTGCCAACAGGATATCTCCAGTAGTGGTGAGTATCAACAACATCTAGGTTTTGCTGTATATTTGGTGTTCCACCAAATACAACTTGTGTACCTATGACAAGCTGTTTAACACCTATCTCCTCCTTCAAATATCTGTACATCTCCATGTAGAAATCATATTCTAGTCTCCACAGAAACTCCACCCAATCCCTCTGAGCAGTCTCTGGACGTGTCCTATATTCATCCAATGTAAATATCTTTATAGCACCATTTTCAAGATATTCACCTGGTTTTAGTGAGCCCCAGCTCTTTAGCAAGTTCTGTGTAGATCCATATTTCTCCAATAGATATTCATTCCATTTCTTCTGAAGCTCATTCTTAAATAGCATTGGAAGTCTGTCTATAGCTCCATCAAGCCAGCCAAATATTATTCCATATTCATTTAGAACCTCTATAAATGCAATTGCAGGTTCATCCTTATATGCAACACCGGTATATCCATTCACATGTGTAAACAGTTTATATGCAAACTCTTTAACTAGTTGTTTCGCAGGTTCGTAGAAGAATGGCAAAATATGTTTATCCTTCACCTGCTGTATCTGATCCACCTCCTTAGGAAGTCCATCATATGAAGAATAGCTCCTATAACACATAAGATTTATATCCACATATATTCCATTCTCCTTAAGTTTGTATATCAGATAATCAAGTCTATCGAGCTTCTGTGGATCAAGTTCTCTTGTACTTGGTATCTTAAAGATGTTGCGTGATGGATCCCAGTTTTGATCCATTGCATGTATCCTAACCAGATTCACACCATATTTAGCTAGTCTCTCTACATACTGATCTACTATAGATGGTGGTGCAAAGATCCAGGAGCCAACAACACTAACTCCCAAGAACTTGATTCTCTTATCACCAACATATAGATGGCCATCTGAACCCACATAAACAAAACCATACTTTCCAGCGGGTTTATCTAAATACTGTGAGAGGTCGAATGATGAAGCTGCATTGTCGTTCCATGGAAGGACAAATTCAAAGAGTTTTTGCTCTGTACCTCGCGTTATTATCGTAGTAGTAGGTGTGGGCATAGATGTTATAGTTATGGTCTGAGGTATTAATTCTGTTGTTGTCACAGTCTCAACAATAGTTGTAGGCTGTGTAACCGTAAGTTTTGTAGTTAGTGTAGTTGGTATAGTTGTAGTAGTTGTAGCTGTCATCAATATGGTTTCAGTAGCTATTTGTGTAAATGTCGTTGTACTTACTACAGTTTGTGTTACTGTGGTTGATGGCATTATATTTGTAAAAGGCGCTACTGCTATACCAACTATAATCCCTACAACAATTCCTATTGCTAATAACAACACAAGTCTGTTCATAATTCACCCACCCTATTCAATAGTAGCTATTTTTGAAAATAAAAACTTATGAATGAATCAATATGTTAAACATGAAGAATTGTAAGAGAGGTGTGATTTCCTATAAAGACAGAGCAATTTGTTGTTATATAAATCTCCACCTCGTCACAAACATTGTATTGAAAATCAATAATTATCTATAAGGTTAATGAGTTCTGCATCTAGCTGATAACTTATAAGCCTTATATCTTCTCTACATAATCCTCCCAACTTCCTTCTTAGAGTATCATAAGGCTATTCATCAACTCCCTCCGATATTATAGAATATTGTATCTTAATCCCATTATCCTCAGAAACAGATATTATAGCTCTAGCAACATCTAGTGGAGATCCTCTAGATACCTTATATCTCAATCTCTCTAGCCAAGAGATTTCTAGAGTTATTATTGATGCTAGTAGAACTCTTTGTAGTTGTCCCATAGACAATGTGTTTATCTGTCTATTTCTAAGATTCTCTATACTCCCATTATCCTTAGAGCTCTGTTAACCCTACAACAAGTGCAAATATTCCTAGATATGTTGTTATACCCATTAATGCATAGAGAGATGCATTAAATACTATCAACGCTGTATCTCTAATACTCATCAATTCTCATACGATAGAAAGATATTCGCCAAATATAAAAACTCTATAACACCTGGTGGTAAACAGGACCAAAATGTTTAAAAAACCTTAGATAGCTCTGTAATGCAGATGTCTATGGCTATAGAGGAACTTAATGTCTCTGGAAATATAAGGTTGAAGGGACCTATAAAGATCGGTCATGTTAAGGTTTCTGGAGCTATTGTTATAGATGGCTCTGTAGATGGTAATGATATAGATGTTGCTGGGGTTATGAAGATAGATGGAGATCTATCTGTATTTAGTCTAGATGTAGCTGGAGCTATAAGAGTTAGTGGATTGATAAGAGCTAAACAGATATTTGTTTCTGGGGATATAAGATCTGAAAAGGGGATAGAGTCTGAGAGAATTGTTGTTAAGGGAAAAGCATCTAGTAGCTATATGAAGGGTATTGAGATAAGATTATCTGGAGAGATGTATATTGATAGAATTATAGCTAATAAGATATATATAGCTAAGGATACAGAGGTAAGAGGCTCTATAGAAGCATGCGAGATTGTTGTTGATAGGGGGGCTGAGATAGAGAGGGTATATGGAAGAACTATAGACATAGGGAGAGATGCAGAGATTAAGATTGTTGAAGGTGAAAATATATCTATTGAGAAGGGAGCTGAGGTATCCCTGGTTAGATATGTAAAGAGTATAAATATTGCAAAGGATGTTGATATAGAGAAGATTGAGAGGATAGAGAAGATATCTATAGATCTAGAGTACTGCTATCACCAGCCATAGAATATATTATAGAGATACCTAGTAGCTCTATCCAAAAGATATATTCATCTATATTGGTGTTTATATGCATAGATATATAATTGCATTGCTATGCCTTGGATATACAACAACAGCAGTTATACAGCTCTCAACATTCAATACACTAATACCATATATCTCTAGAGAACTAGGATTCTCAATAGATCTTGCAGGGATTCTTATATCTCTAGGAGCTTTTGCATCATTGTTTATGCCTCCTATTATAAGCTATACAATGGATAGATATAGTATCTCAAAGATTATCCTAGCTACACTAGCTATATTCACAATATCTAATCTAGCTATATCATTATCACAAAACATCTTTGTAATAGCTATCGCAAGACTTTTAATTGGTATGTCAATGCCATTTACATGGCCTATATGCTCAAGGATAGTTACAGAATATATCCCGAGACATAGGCAGAGTCTATATACATCTATATATGATTCTGGATCCTTGATAGGATTAACAATAAGCTATCTTATAGCATCTCTCCTAGAGAATAGCTGGAGAATATGTCTTATGGTTATAAGCATTATACCTATAGCATTTGGTATAATCTATATAGCTATAAATAGATCTTCACCTATAGAGATATCGTCTAGAAGAGGTAGTAGTCAATCTATAGATAGTGGTAAAGTATATCGCTACCTCCTAGTACTCTTCCCAGCATTTTTCCTAGGATTATTTCAATGGAACCTGGCTCTCTCATGGCTATCTACATATCTTATCAATGAGCTTAGCTATAGACTCATAGATATAGCTCTCTATATGGTTCTAATGAGCTTTATAGGTGTTTCTATAGAGATTTTCTCTGGATATCTATCGGATAGAATCGGAGATGTTAGGGGTGTTATAAAAGCTATAAATATAGGTTTTATATCTACATCAATAATATTTATATTAATACCATTTTCATCTGATAGATACATAAAGTTTATGATGGTTTCGTCAACACTAGCATTATTTAGAATATCTGCACCGGCTCTATGGTCTCTAATAGGATTTGTTATACCTAGAGAGTTTCTAGCTAGGTTTAGCTCTATATATACTTTGGGAGGACCTCTATCAGGAATATTTACAACATTGGTAAGTGGCTATATAGCACACATATATGGATCTTTCAACTATAGCTTTATTCTGGCTGGCATAGTAACACTATTATCATCAATGCTATATACATACTCTATACATTTAGTAAATAAACAATAGCTATTCCCTCACAATATTCCTACCCCTTTTAGCTAACTCAACTAGGTATTCCCCTATCTTAGTATAGTCGAAATCTCCATAGCCTTCAGCTGTAGCTAATGTTAATAGATTTGATATTGAGCTACTTATAAATGCTGGAATATTCTTAATCTGAAGGGTTTTTGCGACATAGCTATAATCCTTTGCTGCAAGTCTAAGTCTGAAGCTAGGCTCTTTAACAGGACCTGTAACCCTATGCCAGTATCTCTCGATAGCTGTTCCAAACCATAGATTCTTAGCTATTTCTCTAAAGAGCTCTTTATCTATACCCCATGCCTCTAACATAGCTAGACTCTCAGATAATACTATTGGGAATGACATTCCGACATTGTTTAGAGCAAGTTTTAATACAGATGCCTTTGGTATTTCTCCAACATATATAGACTTAGAGCTATAGAGATCTATAACACCTCTAGCCTCTCTATAAACATTCTCATCACCTGCAACTATAGATAGAAGACTACAGCTCTTAGCAGCATCAACACTTCCATATACTGGAGCCTCCAGATACCTCTTACCAATATTCTCATATATATACATACTCATCATCGGTGTAATGGTACTAGCATTAATTATTATAGAGCTATTCTTTGAATATACAATACCATTAGAACCAAATACAACATCTCTTAGTGCATCATCATCAGCTACAAAGACTATTATAAACATAGCTCTATCAGCTACCTCCCTAGGACTATCAACAACAACACAATTAACCTCTCTACACAGTGCTTCAGCTCTAGATCTAGTTCTATTATATACAACTACACCTATATTCTTATTCCTTAGACATCTAACAAGATTAGATCCCATTAAACCTAGACCAACAATACCTATATCCATATGCATCACACAGCTATGTATATATCCAAAAGACTAAAATATTATTATGTTTTCTATAGCACGGCTATGGATAGCTCCTTATTCTTTGTCTAATCGCTAGATATACTGGGACTAGAATAGATATTGTTATAGCGATAAATACAGTAGGCTGTGTTGGTATAACACCTTTATCTTTGTATGGAATATTAAGTGCATATACAATCCATCTACGTTCAGAATCTCCTGCAACATATACTGTATACTCATCTGCTACTACCCTAGGTACAACAATACTATTTTGAAGCGTTATAGAGCCAATAATGCTTAGATTCTTATCCATTATAGTTATATAGCTACCACTAAAGCCATATATCCTATCCGAGTCGCATAATAGAGATAGAAAATCGAAACTATAATCACTACTTCTATGTATCGCTACAGGATTTCCAAACATATCAAACTTCATAATACTTGAACCCCTAGAACGTATTCCAGATATATAGGCATATCCATTAGAATCAAAACACATTGATGATACTGCATCAAGGATATACTCATCATCCCCACGATATGTAATAATCTTCTTAACACTAAAATCTCTATCCAGTATAGCAATAGATGTTATATTTAATCCGGGGCATACACTAATAATCCAGATATCACCTACAGCAGAGTTGATGGAGGTTTCAAGGATACAACTAAGAAAACCTTGAATATCATATTCGTGGATAGCATTTAGAAGTTCTAGATCGGGGGATCTTTTCTCTATATGGCTATGTGTATCAATATAGATATATTCGCCATCTGAAAATATTTTAAGTCCTTTAACATCGGCTTTCTTAACAATATTTAGATTCTTATCAAATACATATAGACCTACTCCACCAATAACATATAGTTTATCTCCTAAGGCTACACAGTCTATAAATTCTCCTTCTAGTGATGTATCAATCCAAGTTTTCTCAACTCTTCCGGTATACCTATTTATAAACACTATATATGGATTATCAGGAGCTGGATAGAATGTAGGGATATGATATGTTTTTACATTGACATATCCTATAGCAACAACATAGTTACTGAATATACATATAGATAGAAGACTATTAAGCGGTGGAACAGCTATATAACGTATCCATCTAACGCTAAAGCTATTCTCAGCATAGATCATATCTATATTAGCTAATAGAGCTAGGGATATTACTATAATTGGTATGAGCAATGATCTATACAAATCGTTGCACCCTATCTCTCCTGTTGAAAAGACTTTATAAATATATGGTTTATATATAAATCTAGTGAATGAGTATAGGAGATGTAAAAAATTAGGCTTCTATAGGTCTATACATAAGGTTTTCTAGGAATCTTATTCTCTTCTCTATTGGTGGATGTGTTGATAATATTTCTTCTAGTCCAAAGAATGGTTCTGCTAATGCATATATGAATAATGCTTTTATCTTGCTATCCTCTAACCATCTCTTAGCACCATAGCTTCTATAGTATGTATCTAGAGATTCTAGAGCATTTATCATAGCTCTTGGCGATGTTACTTTAGCCCCATGTGCATCTGCATAGTATTCTCTTAGTCTTGATAGTGCTAGTACTGCTATCTGTATCAATATACTTACGACTATTAATATTATTCCTGCTATTAATAGGAGTACTCCTCCAGATGACTCTCTCCTCCTATTGCTTCCACCACCATCGACATATCTATATGTCATACCTGCAAACATTAGAAATCTTCCAAGGAAGTATATAACTGATGGGAATAAACCAAATATCATCATTATAGCATTATCTCTATGCTTATGATGACCAAGCTCATGTCCTATGACAGCCTCTAGCTCCTCCCTACTCCTAACAGTCTTCATAAGACCTCTTGTTACAGCTACATACCTCCCCATTACAGGTGATGAATATGCAAATGCATTTGGTATAGGCATATCTGCTACCATAGCCTTTGGAGGCTCTATACCAGCTCTCATAGCAACTCTATTAACTATCTCCTGAAGCTCTGGATCATATCTACAGCCATATGACAAGTTTATGAGTGCTGGAGAGATAAGCCAGGATATAAATGATGGTATAGCTGCAAAGAGAAATGCTATAAGACCTACGGTTGTTACAAACTCTACTCCAAAGATATATGCAAGTGCTGCTATAACAAATATTGTTGCTCCTATAACAGCTGTTGATGTTGATATCATAGCTGATCTAAGATGATCCATATCTACAGGTATTCTATTCCTAATAAACCTCTCTAAACCAATACCAGCTAGTATCAGGGTTGTAATCGCTACTGCATATGCAGCTATATCAATAAGCCACCAACTCCACCAAAACGGAAATAGACCCCAGCTAAATCCTATCCCTGGTAGTAGTACAGATATTATTAGCTGAACAACTGTTAGCACAAGTATTGTTATTGCTAACAGACTTAGTATTAGCAAAAGCTTTCCTCTAACCATAGCCTAGACCTCTAGAAACACAATGCCTCTAGATGCTTATTAGCTTTAAATATAGTGAAGCAAAGACAATCAGACAAATGCCTTTACATCACATCTCAGAACCGGGGACATTCTTCATCCATTTATAGATGTATGTAGTAGATTATTAAATTATTATTATCTTTGTAGACTATCCTCATAGACATATTTCTACTACTTCTCTATATAGCTATTTAGAAAAAGTTTATATATTTAGGAAATAATATATGTGAGTGGGATAGAGATATGGCTAGTCTAGAAGAAGTACTAAATACACTATGGCGGTCATTTATAAACATACTTCCAGGAGTTATTGCTGCTGTTATATGGATAATTGTGGGAGCTATTGTAGCTATTGTTGTTGGAGACATTGTTACAAGAGTTGTTAGGAGATATATCGAGAGACCTCTAACACTTACACCATTTGGAAAAACTCTTGCAACACTAGGTCTAGAATTCTCTGAACTTATAGGTGGATTAACAAAGGCATTCATCATTGCCATAACTCTTGTTGCTGCTATAGGCTATATACCTCTTGAGGGAGAGGCTGGAGCAATGATATATTCTGTTGTTAACTATCTACCATATCTTATAGGGGGTATAGCACTAATTACTCTCGGCCTTGTTCTAGCTATAGCACTTGCGCGATACATAGGATCTATCCTTGGTGCAAGTTTTGGTGAGACATATAAGCATGTAACTACATTGATAGAAAATCTACTTCTGGTTGGTCTAATAGCTGTAGTATTGACAGTATCATTTACATTATTAAAAATACCCTCAGCCTTTATCTATCCTCTACTACTTGGATCTCTAGCTATAGCCGTAGGAATATTTATATCTATAGAGGCTTTCAAAGCTATTGAGGCAAACTTTCCAAACTTTAGACCTTTAACACCATTTATACAGTTTATATTGATATTAGCATTCCTATTAATAGGTATGACAGCGATATTCAGCCAATATCCAGTTGTTGGAGATGTTACGAAGATGTTATCTATAGGTATAGCTATAGCCTTTGGAATAGTCTTAATACCAATAGCATTCTATCTAGCTAAAAAAGCTCTTATAGAAGCTGGAAGAAGTTAGCAATATAATTAAATTATTTTTTATATAATTTCAATATATATATACATCCATCAGAACCTCTTATAACATCTATGCATTCTCTAGTATAGTAGCAATAAGCAACAATACTACATATCAAAGCGTCAGCTATATCCTTATTAGAGATAGAATTTCTATCAATCTCTATCCCAAGACCATCAGCAAGCTCTATAACACTTCTAAATCCAGATGATTTTAATGCACTCTTTGGATGAGTCTCTATAACCTCTATACCCAGCCTCCTAACAATGTTATATAGATTCCATGCCCTTTGAGTCAATATAGCCATACCCCTTAGAGTTGGTGGTAAAACTCTATAGCCCTGGCTAATAGCCTTTCTATCAACATCTCTAACAATAGGTTTCTCAATAATTGGAGCATCTATAGCTAGTACAATAGGTCTATCAATATCTATTTTTCTAACAATTTCATTATCACCATATAGACATAGCATATCTAAAGTCTTTCTATAGTCAATATCTATAGATACATAGCCACTACACCTCTTTGACGAACCAGCTAAATCTAATCCAGATACTATAACCATTACAATAACCAGTTAGAATAATTAGCATAGAGATTTATAAGGATAATACATTTATCTCATGCTAGAGATATCTATGTATAGAACACTACTTACAATAGGTAAAAACCTTGGTCTAATACCTGTAGTAGGTTTTTGGATTATAGCAACTATATCTATAGGATATAATCCATGGTTTAATATATGGAAACATGCATTTAGTGATCTTGGGGCAAAGGATGCTGTAAACCCTTGGATATATAACTATGGCTTAATAGTCCTTGGAGCTATAACAATGCTTTACAGTATATATCTTGCTTATGTATCATGGAATAAGTTTATAGTGTTCTCATCAGCATTAATCTTTGTTGCAGGAATATTTCTATCACTAATAGGTATCTATCCTGGGGGAACTAGACCACATACATTTGTATCTACATGGTTCTTTATACAGTTCTTTATAGCTCTTATACCAATGGCTATAGGATTTATATTTAGTGGAAAGTATATAGATGCATTATTTCAAATAATAATATTTATAGCTGCACTACTTGGTGCTATACTAGTTAAATGGCCTTCAGTAGCTTTAATAGAAGCATATGAGATATTATTGATAGATATTGTAGTTATACATCTATGGATTAGACTATAGATTGTTGTTAGCTTATATATTCTAGTGTTTTATGTAATAGTGTTAGGGGTGAATATGGAGGACTTGATTATATATGCTGTTGACTATGGACTAAGGCTAGGGGCTAGATATGTAGAGGCAAGGTATCATAGAATTGATGGATTTAGTATTACATCTAGGAATGGTGCTATTATTGCTTCTGGTATAGACTCTTCTGAGGGTATTGGGATAAGAGTTCTTGTTGATGGTGCTATAGGTTTTTCCTCAACAAATAGACTTGATAGAGAGTCTATTAGAATTGCTGTTGAGAATGCTTATAGAGATGCTAAGAATCATTCAAAGTTTATGAAGAGACCTATAGAGTTTGGAGAGGCTAGACTTGGGAGAGCTAGATATAGTGTTATTGAGAAGAAGCCTTTTAACTCTATAGATATAGAGTCTAAGGTTGAGATACATAGAGATCTATGGGATAGAGCTTCAAGTTCTGTTAAGGAGGCTAGGCTAGGGGTATTGACTATAAGCTATGGAGAGTTTATTGAGAGTAAAATTGTTGTTAATAGTGATGGTGCATATATAGAGAGTACCATTCCTAGAATATCAATGTATTATAATATAGTTGTGATGCATCCTGAGAAGGGATCTCTACAGAGATTTGAACAACTGGGAGCTAGTGGAGGTCTTGAGTGGCTAGATATATGGAGACTTGATGAAGCTATACCAAATGAGGTTAAGATATATGAGAAAGCACTTCTAACAGCTATAGAGCCTCCAAAAGAGGAGATACCTGTGGTAATCGGTAGCGAGATTGTTGGTCTAATTGTCCATGAGAGCTGTGGACATCCTAGTGAGGCTGATAGGATTCTTGGTAGAGAGGCTGCACAAGCAGGTAAAAGCTTTATCAAACCAAATATGATTGGGGAGAGAATAGGGAATGAATATGCTACAGTAATAGATGATCCAACTATACCTAATAGCTATGGCTTCTATCTATATGACGACGAGGGTGTTGCTGCAAGACCTAGATATCTATATAGAGAGGGTGTAATAAACGAGTTTCTCCATAATAGATGGACAGCAAAGATATTTGGTGTAGAGAGCAATGGTGCTGCAAGATCTATGGACTATATGAGTGAGCCAATAATAAGAATGTCAAATACATATCTAAAGCCAGGAGACTATAGCTTTGAAGAACTTATAGAGGATATAGATCTCGGTATATATATGAAGAGCTATATGGAGTGGAATATAGATGATGAGAGATGGAGCCAGAGATATGTAGGTCTAGAAGCATATCTAATAGAAAGAGGAGAACTAAAAACATTTGTTAGAAATCCAGTTCTAGAGATAACAACAAAAAGTTTCTATAGCCTCATAGATGCTGTGGGAAAAGAGCTTAGATTCTATGCAGGTACATGCGGAAAAGGAGAACCAATGCAAGGAGTACCAGTATGGTTTGGAGGACCAGATGTAAGACTCAAGAAAATTAGAGTTAAAACCCTATAACATATAAAATAAAATATTTTATCTCACTTCAACATAATCTAGATGAGGAGAATTTATATATTGTCTAAGGATCTGTATATCCTAGGTGTTTTACTTGAGTGGTGAATATGTTGATAGACTGAGGAAAAGAGCCTTAAGCTTCTTATCAGAGGCTGAAAGGGTTTCTGATCCAAATCTAGCAATATTTCTAGCTGAGCAGAGTCTTCAATTATATGTAAAAAGTGTTTACTATGAGCTCTTTGGATCTATGCTTAGAGGTCATAAGATTAGAGAGCTTCTAGCTATATTAATAAAATCTTTAGAGAGTCATGGCTATAAAGCTTATGCTGATGAAATTCTAAGATTTGTTGATGAACATAGAAGAACTCTTATAGAGTTAGAGACAGCTTATACAATGGCTAGATATGGAGAAATTGACTATAGTGTTAATGATGTTAAACAGGCTATAGACGTTGTTAGAAAGCTTATAGAGATTTTGGATCAGGTGTGTAGAGGTGTTAAGCTGGGTTAGATATCATTTTGAGCATCTCAGAAGATGGAGGGAATATGCTGAGAAAATTTGTAGCTCTATAAAAAGTCTTGGACTGGAAGCAGAGGTCTATGTTATTGGAGGTGTAGCAGAAGATAGAATAACTGTTCTAAGCGATATAGATATTCTCATAGTTGTAGAAAATATTGATCCATCTACAAAGAAAAAACTTGCTATAGATATTATGGAGAAAGCTATAGATAGCTATGGACTCCCTTGGGATGCACCTATAGAACTCCATATAATTGATAGAAATGATATGAAGACATATTTTAGATTATCAAAGACAATCAAGATATGTTGATAGAACAGTATTAAAAGTCTTCTCAATCCATAGACATTGTTATCTCAATATTGATTTCTTGGTATTTATACTCTCAAGAATGAATATCGATATAGATACTATCGTTATAATTATCATCAATAATCTATCAGAATTAAATCCATCTATAGATATGAGAAGTATTTCACCTATTAAAAGACCTATGAAGAACATTGCATATACCATAAGTCTTGGGATGAGCTTCTGTCTAAATACTATAAATCCGTCGATGTTTATCACCCTGGAAACCCTATATCCATAAGAATCCTCTCTAACTATACCTAGACTCAATAGCTTCTTCATATGGTAGTGAACAGTACTTACAGGTATATTTAATGCTCTAGAAATCTCTCTAACTCCCTGTGGATCCTTTGACTCTAGCAAATAGAGATATATCTTAAGAGCAGTTCTACTAAGATCATCCTGTGGTCTAGACATAGATACTCACTAAATTCTATACAATTTGAATATCTTTAAAATTCAAATGTTAAAATACTAATTGTTCAAGTCTCTGAACAAATATGTTCAAGGACTAGACTTTTTACAGCTTGATGCACAATAATATTCCTAGAGGGTGAAGATAATGAGTA
Above is a genomic segment from Ignisphaera aggregans DSM 17230 containing:
- a CDS encoding hypothetical protein (KEGG: ote:Oter_3823 carbohydrate-binding CenC domain-containing protein~SPTR: B5JJ53 Carbohydrate binding domain protein~PFAM: Beta-galactosidase), with amino-acid sequence MNRLVLLLAIGIVVGIIVGIAVAPFTNIMPSTTVTQTVVSTTTFTQIATETILMTATTTTTIPTTLTTKLTVTQPTTIVETVTTTELIPQTITITSMPTPTTTIITRGTEQKLFEFVLPWNDNAASSFDLSQYLDKPAGKYGFVYVGSDGHLYVGDKRIKFLGVSVVGSWIFAPPSIVDQYVERLAKYGVNLVRIHAMDQNWDPSRNIFKIPSTRELDPQKLDRLDYLIYKLKENGIYVDINLMCYRSYSSYDGLPKEVDQIQQVKDKHILPFFYEPAKQLVKEFAYKLFTHVNGYTGVAYKDEPAIAFIEVLNEYGIIFGWLDGAIDRLPMLFKNELQKKWNEYLLEKYGSTQNLLKSWGSLKPGEYLENGAIKIFTLDEYRTRPETAQRDWVEFLWRLEYDFYMEMYRYLKEEIGVKQLVIGTQVVFGGTPNIQQNLDVVDTHHYWRYPVGSGNDFYVVNDAMVNNPLGSTIIRLAYTKIFGKPYTVSEYNHPAPNMYRSEGFILLPAYAAFQDWDAIMPYSYGGPSGPAVFDSKMIRGTLEFDQDPARWPLMITAYMLFIRGDVSPARYWVPVELSRETEIELIRSLRASVWNLPNGLHIAPPHIPLLHGVGLVTTNGTRPSTNIISIKDVSMPDKPVYVSDTGELIWDCSYGVDKCVFIVNTSRSIVLTGFISGRRFDFGDVVIEVGETMLNGYATIALHVLDGQSFKDTKKILVIAIGAVFNTGMNIYEYDSRKLLFTATTNMTSIPDTYGLKITTFGNWGRPPTIVEGINATIMIKTQYNAFAYVLDSRGLPRERIDMISSEGYRALYINNTYSTIWYEINIFR
- a CDS encoding hypothetical protein (KEGG: mcl:MCCL_0034 hypothetical protein~SPTR: B9E930 Putative uncharacterized protein), whose amino-acid sequence is MSMAIEELNVSGNIRLKGPIKIGHVKVSGAIVIDGSVDGNDIDVAGVMKIDGDLSVFSLDVAGAIRVSGLIRAKQIFVSGDIRSEKGIESERIVVKGKASSSYMKGIEIRLSGEMYIDRIIANKIYIAKDTEVRGSIEACEIVVDRGAEIERVYGRTIDIGRDAEIKIVEGENISIEKGAEVSLVRYVKSINIAKDVDIEKIERIEKISIDLEYCYHQP
- a CDS encoding major facilitator superfamily MFS_1 (COGs: COG2814 Arabinose efflux permease~InterPro IPR011701~KEGG: tna:CTN_1570 major facilitator superfamily MFS_1 precursor~PFAM: major facilitator superfamily MFS_1~SPTR: B9K9W3 Major facilitator superfamily MFS_1~PFAM: Major Facilitator Superfamily); its protein translation is MHRYIIALLCLGYTTTAVIQLSTFNTLIPYISRELGFSIDLAGILISLGAFASLFMPPIISYTMDRYSISKIILATLAIFTISNLAISLSQNIFVIAIARLLIGMSMPFTWPICSRIVTEYIPRHRQSLYTSIYDSGSLIGLTISYLIASLLENSWRICLMVISIIPIAFGIIYIAINRSSPIEISSRRGSSQSIDSGKVYRYLLVLFPAFFLGLFQWNLALSWLSTYLINELSYRLIDIALYMVLMSFIGVSIEIFSGYLSDRIGDVRGVIKAINIGFISTSIIFILIPFSSDRYIKFMMVSSTLALFRISAPALWSLIGFVIPREFLARFSSIYTLGGPLSGIFTTLVSGYIAHIYGSFNYSFILAGIVTLLSSMLYTYSIHLVNKQ